From a region of the Roseivirga sp. 4D4 genome:
- a CDS encoding MFS transporter produces the protein MLPIQKNFTKSFFVILSLPATAMGFALSVQIAALSWILNTKFGFDLHEIGLVWAAGPLAGIIGQVIIGLISDKVWFWGGRRRPFILIGGLIAALMLLALPNIDLIGKALGVEEFLGVAIAVALSLDLAINISFNPTRSVIADVTTEGSTRTKGYTWMQTISGFFGVVAYLIGAFVSNYMLIYTGAALVFVFSIIPTLFITEPRQLNASDDNAEESKPGSTNMPEFLKICVAHAFTWLGVQTMFVYTFAYIKEVIMGFGTTETLAEAQNNEIGFITGISFAVLNTVGFLLPALVLEPITKKIGRVKTHMLCIAIMSIGYVLIILLGQSSTMLFVLMAVVGVGWAAVVSLPFAIMSETVDQSRMGLYMGLFNLSVVIPQLVASSLGGFIDGQANKNSIFIISAIALGISAVLWLFVKESGTKASKLSPSGGH, from the coding sequence ATGCTTCCTATTCAGAAGAATTTCACAAAGTCATTTTTTGTAATACTTAGTCTGCCAGCCACAGCCATGGGCTTTGCACTTTCTGTGCAGATTGCAGCACTGAGCTGGATTCTAAATACCAAATTTGGCTTTGATTTACATGAGATCGGCCTTGTATGGGCAGCTGGCCCCTTGGCTGGAATTATTGGTCAGGTAATCATCGGACTTATTAGTGACAAAGTTTGGTTTTGGGGAGGTCGCAGAAGACCCTTCATCCTTATCGGTGGATTGATTGCTGCCTTGATGCTGCTAGCGTTACCAAACATCGACTTGATAGGAAAAGCTTTGGGTGTTGAAGAATTTCTAGGTGTTGCTATTGCTGTAGCCCTTTCTCTCGACTTAGCAATCAACATTAGTTTTAACCCCACAAGATCAGTCATTGCTGACGTAACTACTGAAGGTTCAACGCGGACCAAGGGTTACACATGGATGCAAACTATCTCTGGTTTTTTTGGAGTAGTTGCCTATTTGATTGGTGCCTTTGTCAGCAACTATATGCTCATCTATACAGGAGCTGCATTGGTCTTTGTTTTTTCAATTATACCCACTCTATTTATTACAGAGCCAAGACAACTGAATGCCTCTGATGACAATGCCGAGGAAAGTAAACCGGGCAGTACCAACATGCCAGAGTTCTTGAAAATATGTGTGGCCCATGCATTTACCTGGCTAGGCGTACAAACCATGTTCGTCTACACCTTCGCTTACATTAAGGAAGTCATAATGGGCTTTGGCACCACAGAAACACTGGCTGAGGCCCAGAACAATGAAATTGGATTTATTACGGGAATCTCCTTTGCCGTACTTAACACAGTCGGGTTCTTATTACCAGCTTTGGTATTAGAGCCAATAACCAAAAAAATTGGCCGAGTTAAAACGCATATGCTGTGCATAGCGATTATGTCCATTGGCTATGTTTTAATAATCCTGCTAGGTCAGTCATCCACTATGCTCTTTGTTCTGATGGCTGTGGTGGGAGTTGGATGGGCTGCAGTGGTTAGTTTGCCCTTCGCCATTATGTCTGAAACAGTAGACCAGAGTCGCATGGGATTGTATATGGGGCTATTTAATTTATCCGTTGTGATTCCTCAACTCGTAGCATCAAGCTTAGGAGGTTTTATTGACGGACAGGCTAACAAAAATAGCATCTTCATCATCAGTGCTATTGCACTTGGTATTTCAGCCGTTCTCTGGCTCTTTGTGAAAGAATCAGGTACAAAAGCTTCAAAATTAAGCCCTTCTGGCGGTCATTAA
- a CDS encoding peroxiredoxin, giving the protein MALKPGEKAPNFELKSTSDQNFKLADNVPCIIYFYPKDFTPGCTEEACSFRDGFAELRNLSIDVYGISKDSISTHKKFREKNKLPFHLLSDPDGKVCKSYQALIPVVRIPKRITYLIDKDMRIKAVYADLFGFKKHLESMIRELKTE; this is encoded by the coding sequence ATGGCATTAAAACCAGGCGAGAAAGCTCCAAATTTCGAGCTCAAAAGCACGTCCGATCAGAACTTCAAATTAGCAGACAATGTTCCCTGCATCATCTATTTTTATCCAAAAGACTTCACCCCTGGCTGTACTGAAGAGGCATGTAGTTTTAGAGATGGTTTTGCCGAATTAAGAAACCTATCTATCGATGTTTACGGAATTAGTAAAGATTCCATTTCAACACACAAAAAGTTTCGAGAAAAGAATAAGCTCCCCTTTCATTTACTGAGTGATCCGGATGGGAAGGTATGCAAATCTTACCAGGCATTAATCCCGGTTGTGAGAATACCGAAGAGAATAACCTACCTTATTGACAAAGACATGCGAATAAAAGCCGTTTATGCAGACCTTTTTGGATTTAAGAAACACTTAGAAAGTATGATTCGCGAATTAAAAACTGAATAA
- a CDS encoding O-methyltransferase: MRFQLTHSRKAIEITDFGAGSRVTKKTNRSIGGIAKFASTPSKFSRFLSRAIDHFGYTNIIELGTSLGINTLYLSQNEDNQVTTFEGDPTIAIIAQEHFDSFGRKNIKTIVGNIDYTLPKHIQSLNHIDLAYLDANHRYDPTLHYYELIQPLTHEKSMMAIDDIHWSKEMNKAWHELKKRPEVTLSIDLFEAGLLFFDPNLQKADYILKF; encoded by the coding sequence TTGAGATTTCAGTTGACGCACTCGAGAAAGGCTATTGAAATAACCGATTTTGGTGCAGGATCAAGAGTCACTAAGAAAACCAACCGATCCATCGGTGGCATTGCCAAGTTCGCATCCACTCCTTCCAAATTCTCTCGATTCTTAAGCAGAGCTATCGATCACTTTGGCTATACAAATATTATTGAGTTGGGAACCTCTTTGGGGATCAACACACTTTATTTAAGTCAAAATGAGGATAATCAAGTCACTACTTTCGAAGGTGACCCAACCATTGCCATAATAGCTCAAGAACATTTTGACTCTTTTGGTCGAAAGAATATTAAAACTATCGTTGGAAACATAGATTATACTCTTCCAAAACATATTCAGAGTCTAAATCATATAGACCTCGCCTACCTAGATGCTAACCATCGCTATGATCCCACACTTCACTATTATGAATTAATTCAACCGCTGACGCATGAAAAAAGCATGATGGCCATCGATGACATTCACTGGTCGAAAGAGATGAACAAGGCATGGCATGAATTAAAAAAAAGACCTGAAGTAACCCTTTCTATAGATTTATTTGAGGCTGGGCTTTTATTCTTTGATCCTAATCTTCAGAAAGCCGATTATATATTAAAGTTCTAA
- a CDS encoding PhzF family phenazine biosynthesis protein has product MKLFQIDSFTKELFKGNPAAVCIVDQALTDVQMQQIASEMNLSETAFVRLSAESCDLRWFTPAREVPLCGHATLATAYVLFNEGYKPLDEPIVFNTLSGKLIVTQNEDDSLSMDFPSLMPTEKWEGSVAELEGLFGGEIKEVLTVPNELIVVFNELSTLLNTNPDTGIIASLAVNGVIVSAWSGSDDYDFASRYFAPNLGIKEDPVTGFMHTILTPYWSSRMNQTKFKAFQASERSGHMTTELRGGRVILEGYAVKVFESELNI; this is encoded by the coding sequence ATGAAGTTATTTCAAATTGATTCATTTACTAAGGAGCTTTTCAAGGGTAATCCGGCTGCGGTTTGTATTGTTGATCAAGCCTTGACTGATGTACAGATGCAGCAGATTGCTTCAGAGATGAACCTGTCTGAAACGGCCTTTGTAAGGCTTAGTGCAGAATCTTGTGATTTGAGATGGTTTACGCCTGCCAGAGAAGTGCCTTTATGTGGCCACGCAACACTGGCAACAGCTTATGTCTTATTCAATGAGGGGTATAAACCCTTAGATGAACCAATTGTCTTTAATACGCTAAGTGGCAAACTAATCGTGACTCAGAATGAAGATGACAGTCTTTCCATGGACTTCCCATCTTTGATGCCAACTGAAAAATGGGAGGGTTCCGTGGCCGAACTTGAGGGGCTTTTTGGAGGAGAAATCAAGGAGGTATTGACAGTTCCAAATGAGTTGATCGTGGTTTTTAACGAGCTGTCTACGCTGTTGAATACAAATCCCGATACTGGCATCATCGCAAGCCTGGCGGTAAATGGCGTAATCGTTTCGGCATGGTCAGGTAGTGATGACTATGATTTCGCATCAAGGTACTTTGCCCCAAACCTCGGAATAAAAGAAGACCCAGTGACTGGTTTTATGCATACTATACTGACCCCTTACTGGTCTTCCAGAATGAATCAAACGAAATTCAAAGCATTTCAAGCATCCGAACGCTCGGGCCATATGACGACTGAGCTACGAGGAGGTAGGGTTATTCTTGAAGGTTATGCTGTCAAGGTCTTTGAGTCAGAATTAAATATCTAA
- a CDS encoding ABC transporter ATP-binding protein, whose protein sequence is MLKATNLRKSYGALNVLKGVDLTVEREEVLSIIGASGAGKSTLLHILGTLDSADMGSLEIDGTEISKLSFQQLAAFRNKRIGFIFQFHNLLPEFTALENVCLPGFIGDRLETDVRKKAHELLSMLGLVGRLDHKPSELSGGEQQRVAVARALINDPSIIFADEPSGNLDSKNAAELHNLFFSLRDELNKTFVIVTHNSELAEMSDRKVEIVDGSILSS, encoded by the coding sequence ATGTTAAAAGCGACTAATCTAAGAAAGTCTTATGGTGCCTTGAATGTTTTAAAGGGCGTGGATCTTACCGTAGAAAGGGAAGAGGTTTTGTCCATAATTGGTGCCTCGGGTGCCGGCAAAAGCACGCTACTACATATTCTAGGAACACTCGATTCTGCCGATATGGGGTCGCTCGAAATTGACGGGACGGAAATATCTAAGTTGTCATTTCAACAATTAGCAGCCTTTAGGAATAAACGGATAGGCTTCATCTTTCAGTTTCACAATTTGCTTCCGGAGTTTACTGCCTTGGAGAATGTTTGTTTACCAGGCTTTATTGGCGATAGACTGGAAACTGATGTACGGAAGAAGGCTCATGAACTTCTAAGTATGCTTGGTTTAGTTGGTCGGCTTGACCATAAGCCCTCTGAACTTTCAGGAGGTGAGCAACAACGTGTAGCGGTTGCGCGTGCCTTAATTAATGATCCCTCGATCATTTTTGCTGATGAACCTAGCGGGAATCTAGATTCGAAGAATGCAGCAGAACTTCACAACTTATTCTTCAGCTTACGCGATGAATTGAATAAAACCTTTGTAATCGTAACTCACAATAGTGAGCTAGCTGAAATGTCGGACAGAAAAGTAGAGATAGTAGACGGATCTATCTTGTCCTCTTGA
- a CDS encoding ParB/RepB/Spo0J family partition protein: MASKTPKSRNALGRGLGALLEDSSTNAAESLNKNPVGSMNEIQLDQIQVNPYQPRTHFDRQALEELAESIKVQGIIQPITVRKLSDNEFQLISGERRFQASKIAGIEKIPAYVRTADDQQMLEMALIENIQRENLNAMEIALSYQRLLEECDLKQDQLGERVGKNRTTVNNYLRLLRLPPDIQAGIRDKKISMGHARAIVNVDDIDKQLHIYKKIVDEELSVRKVEQLVRDLMSGDSDKSGKEKKGSTQHRNYEVQQVQQKLSSHFGTRVGLRADSQFRGEIKIPFVSTEDLNRILEIINM, from the coding sequence ATGGCATCTAAAACTCCAAAGAGTAGAAACGCATTGGGAAGAGGTTTGGGAGCACTTTTGGAGGATTCCTCAACAAACGCTGCAGAATCACTAAACAAAAATCCAGTTGGATCAATGAATGAAATCCAACTAGATCAAATCCAGGTCAACCCCTACCAACCTCGTACCCATTTTGACAGGCAAGCACTAGAGGAACTAGCTGAGTCTATAAAGGTTCAAGGCATAATTCAGCCGATCACAGTTAGGAAACTTAGTGATAATGAATTTCAGCTAATCTCAGGTGAAAGAAGGTTTCAGGCTTCCAAAATTGCAGGTATTGAGAAAATCCCTGCTTATGTAAGAACGGCTGACGATCAACAAATGCTAGAGATGGCATTGATTGAGAACATTCAGCGTGAAAACCTTAATGCCATGGAAATTGCATTGAGCTATCAGCGCTTACTAGAAGAATGTGACCTCAAGCAAGATCAACTGGGTGAACGTGTTGGAAAAAACCGAACCACGGTCAATAACTATTTGAGGTTACTCAGGCTTCCACCGGATATCCAGGCAGGCATTAGAGATAAGAAAATCTCAATGGGACATGCCAGGGCAATTGTTAATGTGGATGATATCGACAAACAGCTTCATATCTATAAAAAAATCGTTGACGAAGAACTTTCCGTAAGAAAAGTCGAACAACTGGTACGAGATTTGATGTCTGGAGACAGCGATAAATCTGGTAAAGAAAAGAAAGGAAGCACACAGCACAGAAATTATGAAGTGCAACAGGTTCAACAAAAGCTTTCTTCACATTTCGGTACTCGGGTTGGTCTTAGGGCAGATAGTCAATTTAGGGGCGAGATTAAAATCCCTTTTGTATCTACCGAAGACCTAAATCGCATTTTGGAAATTATTAACATGTGA
- a CDS encoding DUF5683 domain-containing protein: MRLITSIALCLLLSLPSLAQDNNAVLENGIITGKEIKVNPNQKYYNPRIASSRSAIIPGWGQIYNDSWWKVPVLYTGFGVAIHFIGVNERNRNENLDFAAEELAKDIPNENLVRIYRRRADNWRKNRDLVILTMVGIYALQIIEAAVDAHLKGFNVDEDLALNIKPKLGVISNGAPYLGFGVTLPIGR; this comes from the coding sequence ATGCGACTTATAACTTCTATTGCACTTTGTCTCTTACTTTCATTACCTTCTCTGGCTCAGGATAATAATGCCGTTTTAGAAAACGGAATTATTACTGGAAAAGAGATCAAAGTGAACCCCAATCAGAAGTATTATAATCCTAGAATCGCTTCCAGCAGATCCGCGATCATTCCTGGCTGGGGGCAAATCTACAATGACAGTTGGTGGAAAGTCCCCGTACTCTACACAGGTTTTGGGGTGGCCATTCACTTCATTGGAGTCAACGAACGGAATAGAAATGAAAATCTCGATTTTGCAGCAGAGGAATTAGCAAAGGACATCCCAAACGAAAACTTGGTAAGGATTTACAGAAGACGAGCAGATAATTGGCGAAAGAATAGGGACTTGGTCATTCTTACAATGGTGGGCATATATGCCCTACAGATCATAGAAGCAGCCGTAGATGCTCACCTCAAAGGTTTCAATGTAGATGAAGACCTTGCATTAAATATTAAACCAAAGCTTGGAGTTATTTCAAATGGAGCCCCCTATCTCGGTTTTGGTGTTACCCTACCCATCGGAAGATGA
- a CDS encoding methyltransferase, translating into MSEKRETGNVDLNEQFWTDKYQKDQMGWDIGYVSTPLKGYFDQIDDKSLKILIPGAGNAYEAEYLWNNGFTNVYVVDISEEPLTRFIKRVPDFPKDQLLNVDFFQLEDRFDLIIEQTFFCALDPKLRAQYVEKMHNLLRPNGVLVGLMFKIPLFDDRPPFGGNESEYRLLFSDRFSIDIMEEAYNSITARAGSELFIKMTPLEL; encoded by the coding sequence ATGTCGGAAAAAAGAGAAACCGGAAATGTTGACTTGAATGAACAGTTCTGGACTGATAAATATCAGAAAGATCAAATGGGTTGGGACATCGGGTATGTCTCTACACCACTTAAAGGTTATTTTGATCAAATCGATGATAAGAGCCTCAAGATACTGATCCCTGGAGCCGGTAATGCATATGAGGCGGAATATCTCTGGAACAATGGGTTTACAAATGTCTACGTGGTTGATATTTCCGAAGAACCTTTAACTCGATTCATCAAGCGTGTGCCTGATTTTCCTAAGGATCAGTTACTGAATGTAGATTTCTTTCAGTTAGAGGATCGCTTCGATCTGATCATTGAGCAGACATTTTTTTGTGCACTTGACCCCAAGCTCAGAGCCCAGTATGTAGAGAAAATGCATAATCTTCTGAGGCCAAATGGAGTGTTGGTGGGGCTTATGTTCAAAATACCTTTGTTTGATGATCGACCTCCTTTTGGTGGCAATGAAAGCGAATATAGGTTGTTGTTTTCCGATCGCTTTAGCATTGATATTATGGAAGAAGCCTATAACTCGATAACTGCCAGAGCTGGCAGTGAGTTGTTTATCAAGATGACTCCTTTAGAACTTTAA
- the dapB gene encoding 4-hydroxy-tetrahydrodipicolinate reductase, whose protein sequence is MNILLLGYGKMGQLIDQLATEAGHQIVGKISIDNRVELDKLDTSLVDVAIDFSQPEAAVDNIKWCIDHEIPVAVGTTGWLERREEVNSYCNEKSGTYLYASNFSIGVNLFFKLNKQLAILMNNQKQYSVKTKEIHHTQKLDAPSGTSITIAEGIIKELDNKTSWVNQEASLPNELEIISERVDPAPGTHEVSYSSTVDTIEIKHTAHSREGFAKGAIAVAQWLKDQKGVKSMEDFLQFD, encoded by the coding sequence ATGAATATTCTATTACTAGGTTATGGAAAAATGGGCCAATTGATAGATCAATTGGCTACAGAAGCTGGACACCAAATAGTCGGTAAAATCAGTATTGACAATAGAGTAGAACTTGATAAGCTTGATACATCCTTGGTAGATGTCGCTATTGATTTCAGTCAACCTGAAGCGGCCGTAGATAACATCAAGTGGTGTATCGACCATGAAATTCCAGTGGCCGTTGGTACCACAGGTTGGTTAGAGAGAAGAGAAGAAGTCAATTCCTATTGTAATGAAAAAAGCGGTACTTACCTCTATGCTTCTAATTTTAGTATTGGCGTAAACCTCTTTTTTAAACTGAACAAGCAGTTGGCCATACTGATGAATAACCAAAAACAGTACAGCGTCAAGACAAAGGAGATTCACCATACCCAAAAACTGGATGCACCAAGCGGGACTTCAATAACTATAGCAGAGGGCATAATAAAGGAATTGGACAATAAAACAAGCTGGGTGAACCAAGAGGCTTCCTTGCCGAATGAACTAGAAATTATATCGGAACGTGTTGACCCAGCACCGGGCACCCATGAAGTGAGCTATAGCTCCACCGTTGACACCATAGAAATCAAACATACTGCACATTCAAGAGAAGGTTTTGCCAAAGGTGCTATAGCCGTAGCACAATGGTTAAAAGATCAAAAGGGTGTAAAGTCTATGGAAGATTTTCTTCAATTTGACTGA
- the pulA gene encoding type I pullulanase, giving the protein MKHLLRSTALLFLIMSACDKTPQYEALEDYPVYESNDLGFTYTPEATSFKMWSPAAQEVMVNIYEQGNGDNLEGSFKMKRGRQGEWSFTLNGDQKNKYYTYQVRQNGQLLQEKPDLYSVAVGVNGQRSMIVSLNETDPAGWENDKRPALENYTDIILYELHIRDMSIHESSGSEHKGKYLALTEEGTKSPNGLTTGLDHIKELGVTHVHLLPTFDHKSIDETRLDEPQYNWGYDPLNYNVPEGSFSIDPYDGRTRIKEFKQMVQAFHKNGIRVILDVVYNHTGQTEDSNFNQLVPDYFYRQRPDGTFSDASACGNETASEREMMRKYMVESVKHWVNEYHLDGFRFDLMGIHDMETMNEISTAVRAIDPSIFVYGEGWKAGDSPLPDNQLALKANTYQMEQVSAFSDDLRDGLKGSVFEHEQRGFVSQGNGTKESIKFGVVASTQHPQINYEAVNYSNAPWATDPSQTISYVSCHDNHTLFDRLQISNPEASEKELIKMHKLAETIVLTSQGVPFIHAGMEMLRTKNGEENSYNLPDEINQIVWTRKEEYQEVFDYYKGLIALRKAHPAFRMPETKMIQDHLEFLDIEGENFLGYRLKDNANGDTWKEILVLLNGSDLNKTLALPKGKWTLVGNGEVINENGIGRSRSGSITVPAMTAFILSQD; this is encoded by the coding sequence ATGAAACATCTTTTACGATCAACAGCTTTACTCTTCCTTATTATGTCAGCTTGTGATAAAACACCTCAGTACGAAGCGCTAGAGGACTACCCGGTATATGAAAGTAATGACTTGGGATTTACCTATACTCCTGAAGCAACATCATTCAAGATGTGGTCGCCTGCCGCCCAAGAAGTGATGGTCAATATTTACGAACAGGGAAATGGTGACAATTTAGAAGGTTCGTTTAAAATGAAAAGAGGTCGTCAAGGGGAATGGTCTTTCACCTTGAATGGCGATCAGAAGAACAAATACTATACCTATCAAGTCCGACAAAACGGACAGTTATTACAGGAAAAGCCTGATTTATACTCCGTTGCCGTTGGCGTTAATGGTCAACGCTCCATGATCGTATCGTTAAATGAAACTGACCCAGCAGGGTGGGAAAATGACAAAAGACCTGCGCTTGAAAACTACACAGACATTATTCTTTATGAATTGCATATCAGAGACATGTCCATACATGAGTCATCCGGATCAGAGCATAAAGGAAAATATCTCGCGCTGACAGAAGAAGGAACAAAAAGCCCGAATGGCCTAACAACGGGACTTGACCATATTAAAGAACTTGGTGTTACTCACGTACACCTTCTACCTACTTTCGACCACAAATCAATAGATGAGACTCGACTTGATGAGCCTCAGTACAACTGGGGTTATGACCCTCTGAATTACAATGTTCCGGAAGGCAGTTTTTCTATAGACCCATATGACGGGAGAACGAGAATCAAGGAATTCAAGCAAATGGTACAGGCCTTCCATAAAAATGGCATCCGCGTTATCCTGGATGTGGTATACAATCACACCGGACAGACAGAAGATTCAAACTTCAACCAACTTGTACCTGATTATTTCTATCGGCAAAGACCTGATGGCACTTTTTCAGATGCATCAGCTTGCGGCAATGAAACTGCTTCGGAGAGAGAGATGATGCGTAAGTACATGGTAGAGTCTGTCAAGCATTGGGTGAATGAATACCATTTAGATGGTTTCAGGTTCGACCTTATGGGAATACACGATATGGAAACCATGAACGAGATAAGTACGGCAGTAAGAGCGATTGATCCTTCTATTTTCGTTTATGGTGAAGGATGGAAAGCTGGTGATTCTCCTCTACCCGATAATCAACTTGCCCTTAAGGCCAACACCTACCAAATGGAACAAGTCTCTGCCTTCAGCGATGATCTGAGAGATGGTTTGAAAGGAAGTGTTTTTGAGCACGAGCAGAGAGGTTTTGTTAGCCAAGGAAATGGAACTAAGGAGAGTATTAAGTTTGGGGTTGTAGCTTCAACTCAACATCCTCAAATCAATTATGAGGCTGTTAACTATTCAAATGCTCCCTGGGCAACCGACCCTTCCCAGACGATAAGCTATGTTTCATGCCACGATAACCATACGCTGTTTGATCGCCTTCAAATTTCTAACCCTGAAGCTTCGGAGAAAGAGCTTATTAAAATGCATAAGCTGGCTGAAACCATTGTTTTAACCTCGCAGGGAGTCCCATTCATCCATGCAGGTATGGAAATGCTCCGTACGAAAAACGGTGAAGAAAACTCTTACAACTTACCGGATGAAATCAATCAAATCGTTTGGACTCGAAAAGAAGAATACCAAGAGGTCTTCGACTATTACAAAGGCTTGATTGCCCTAAGAAAAGCTCATCCAGCATTCAGAATGCCAGAGACCAAAATGATTCAGGATCACCTAGAGTTTTTGGACATAGAGGGAGAAAACTTCCTTGGATACAGACTTAAGGACAATGCTAATGGGGATACCTGGAAAGAGATATTGGTTCTACTCAATGGAAGTGACCTCAATAAAACCCTGGCTTTGCCGAAAGGAAAGTGGACTTTAGTCGGAAATGGAGAGGTAATCAATGAAAATGGAATTGGCCGATCAAGATCAGGAAGTATCACAGTGCCCGCCATGACCGCGTTCATCCTGAGCCAGGATTAG
- the apaG gene encoding Co2+/Mg2+ efflux protein ApaG, with translation MVTATTEGIKVCVETNYQAEYSSPSQSHYVFTYRITIENEGDYTIKLHRRHWYIHDANNVMREVEGEGVVGQQPILEPGEKHQYVSGCNLRSGFGKMYGTYLMEKVVDGREFEVAIPEFNMVVPYLMN, from the coding sequence ATTGTTACAGCGACAACTGAGGGCATCAAAGTTTGTGTAGAAACAAACTATCAGGCGGAATATTCCAGCCCGAGCCAGTCGCACTATGTGTTTACTTATAGAATCACCATTGAGAACGAAGGTGATTATACCATTAAGCTCCACCGCAGGCATTGGTACATTCATGATGCCAATAATGTAATGCGTGAAGTAGAAGGCGAAGGCGTTGTTGGCCAACAACCCATTTTAGAACCAGGCGAAAAACACCAATATGTTTCGGGTTGTAATCTAAGGTCTGGTTTTGGCAAAATGTATGGCACCTACCTGATGGAAAAAGTGGTTGACGGAAGAGAATTTGAAGTTGCCATTCCTGAATTCAATATGGTAGTGCCCTATCTGATGAACTAG
- a CDS encoding DMT family transporter, whose protein sequence is MISKGVIYMLLATFVFAVMNVLIKYVPNIPAVEIILFRSIVSFVMSGVALKYQRVPLFGTNRKTLLIRGLAGAIALIMFFITLQEIPLASAVTLMFLSPIFTTILGIWIVKEKVNPLQWLFFAISFGGIVMIKGFDTRISVEMALLGIGAAFFSGIAYNMIRKLKTSEHPLVIIFYFPLVTLPIVGIYSGFNWVMPVGEEWIILLAIGALTQVAQYFMTKSYQSEELAKVANINFIGIIYALGFGYVLFDETFNFLTYLGMSAVLVGVILNVAFKNRKKNEVISN, encoded by the coding sequence ATGATTTCAAAAGGAGTGATTTACATGCTCTTGGCCACATTCGTGTTTGCGGTCATGAACGTTCTGATAAAATACGTTCCTAACATACCTGCTGTAGAAATCATTTTGTTTCGCTCAATTGTTTCGTTTGTAATGTCAGGTGTGGCTTTGAAATATCAGCGGGTACCTCTTTTTGGAACGAATCGGAAAACCCTTTTGATTCGAGGCCTAGCCGGAGCGATAGCCTTGATCATGTTCTTTATCACACTTCAGGAGATACCTCTGGCAAGTGCGGTTACTCTGATGTTCTTGAGTCCAATATTCACCACTATATTGGGTATTTGGATTGTGAAGGAAAAAGTAAACCCGTTACAATGGCTGTTTTTTGCCATATCATTTGGTGGCATTGTTATGATCAAGGGCTTTGACACCCGAATTTCAGTTGAAATGGCTTTGCTTGGTATTGGAGCTGCATTCTTCTCTGGTATTGCCTACAATATGATTAGGAAACTTAAGACGTCTGAGCATCCACTGGTGATCATTTTCTATTTTCCATTAGTCACACTACCTATTGTCGGAATTTATTCTGGCTTTAATTGGGTGATGCCGGTGGGTGAGGAATGGATTATTCTTTTGGCCATTGGAGCGTTAACCCAGGTAGCACAATATTTCATGACTAAGTCGTACCAGTCAGAAGAGTTGGCCAAGGTGGCCAATATTAACTTTATTGGTATTATCTATGCCTTAGGCTTTGGATATGTCCTTTTCGATGAGACTTTCAACTTCCTGACCTATCTTGGTATGTCAGCTGTGTTGGTTGGTGTGATCCTTAATGTTGCATTTAAGAACAGAAAGAAGAATGAAGTTATTTCAAATTGA
- the ung gene encoding uracil-DNA glycosylase, which produces MAVKIEESWSKVLSEEFEKDYFKQLIGFVKEEYKQHTIYPKGRDIFRAFDACPFDEVKVVILGQDPYHGPGQANGLCFSVHEGVPFPPSLVNIFKEIKNDLGREIPPNGSLEGWAQQGVLLLNATLTVRAHQAGSHQKKGWEIFTDAVITHLAKTRKDIVYILWGSYAQKKAAIVSATDNLILKSPHPSPLSAHRGFFGRGHFSKANAYLESKGLQPINW; this is translated from the coding sequence ATGGCTGTAAAAATTGAAGAAAGTTGGTCTAAGGTATTGTCAGAAGAGTTCGAAAAAGATTATTTCAAACAGCTGATTGGCTTCGTAAAAGAGGAGTATAAACAACATACAATTTATCCCAAAGGGAGAGATATTTTTCGAGCATTCGATGCATGTCCTTTTGATGAAGTGAAGGTGGTTATCCTGGGACAGGATCCATACCACGGCCCGGGCCAAGCCAACGGCCTCTGTTTTTCAGTGCATGAGGGCGTGCCTTTTCCTCCTTCTCTTGTGAATATCTTCAAGGAGATTAAGAATGACCTGGGTCGAGAGATTCCTCCTAATGGTTCACTAGAGGGCTGGGCTCAGCAGGGGGTGCTCTTACTCAATGCGACATTGACAGTGCGCGCTCACCAGGCTGGATCTCACCAGAAAAAAGGATGGGAAATATTCACCGATGCTGTAATTACTCATCTGGCGAAGACCAGAAAAGACATTGTTTACATTCTCTGGGGTAGTTACGCTCAAAAGAAAGCGGCTATCGTTAGTGCTACTGATAATCTCATCTTGAAGTCTCCGCATCCATCTCCACTCTCTGCCCATAGAGGTTTTTTCGGGCGAGGTCATTTCAGTAAAGCGAATGCCTATTTAGAATCAAAAGGCCTTCAACCGATCAATTGGTAA